In bacterium, the genomic stretch ATGACCTTATTAGTCCTGATGTTCTCCTTTGCGAGGGCCTCAACGAATCTCTTTATTAATTTTAGAATTGACTGCTCAACCACTTGTAAACCTCTCTTATCTATTTTATCTTCCGGATGGTAAATTCCCTGGTGCATAAGAATCTACAACCAAATTCCTGTTAGTTGTTAGTACTCCTATACTGTTGTTTCCAACGCTGCTTCAACCATAGCTTGTAGCATCTCAAGTTTAAACCCTTTCACATAAATCCCCTTCTTGGGACAGGTGGCCATGCAGACCCCACAGCCCTTGCACTTGGATTCATCCGACTCCACCGTCTTCTTGATCGCCCCATTCTTCATATACTCAATTAGGGTAAGGGCCTTGTAAGGACAGGGATCGATACAATAGGCACAGCCGTCACAGTTCTCATCGACCACAAAGGAGAGGGTGGCCTCAAGGGTGATCTCATCCTTGGAGATGATGGTGGTCGCCCGACCCGCCGCACTACTGGCCTGGGAGATTGACTCGGGAATATCCTTGGGTGAATGGCATAGCCCGGCCATATATATACCCTCGGTGGCAAAGTCCACCGGTCTAAGTTTCATATGGGCCTCTAAGAAGAAGCCATTCTGATCCAAGGGGATCTTAAACATCTGGCCGATCTCCTTATTCTCGGGGTTGGGGATAATAGCGGCACTTAAGACTACCAGGTCGGGATTGATGGTCAGTCTCCTCTGGAGAATAGGATCGAATACCTCCACCTCTAATAGGGAATCTTCGACCCCTCTGTTAATCCTCACCTCTGGTCTTCGGTCTTCATCATACCGGATGAATAACACCCCTTCTTCCCTGGCCTTGGCGTAGTAAATCTCTTTGAATCCATAGCTCCTTATATCCCGATAGAGGATGTAGACATTCGTCTTCGCAGAGATCTCTTTGATCTTTAAGGCATTCTTGAGGGCCTGGTTGCAGCAGAGTCTGGAGCAGTAAGGACGACCTTCTTCTCGGGATCCCACACACTGAATCATCACTACAGATGAGAGGTTTAAAGAGCCTCTATCCGCCGCGAGTCTCTCTTCCAGCTCTCGTTGGGTGATGATCCGAGAATCCTCGCCGTAAAGGTATTCTGTCGGTTTATACTCCGCTGCTCCCGTAGCCACAATAACCACACCATGGTCAATCTGTCTTGTTTCATCTTTAGTCCTAATCTCTAAGCTAAAATTACCGAAGGACCCTTCTACCTTCAGAATGGAGGCATTCACATGTACCTCGATATTCTTAGACCGCTTTACATCATCTATCATCCCTTTAAGCATCTCTCTGGGATTGCTACCATCGAGGAGATAATGGATATGCCTCAGATTACCTCCAAGTTCGGCCTCCTTTTCCACCAGAGACACCTTAAACCCCCCATCTGCCAGATCAAGGGCGGCCCTCATTCCCGAGATCCCTCCACCGATAACCAGGGCATTATGATTTACCTTCAGGATCTTTCCATAGAGTGGTTCTAAGAGGCGTGATTTGGCTACGGCTATTCGGACTAAGTCCTTGGCCTTTCGGGTAGCCTTCTCTGGCTCATTCATATGGACCCAGGAGCATTGATCGCGGATGTTGGCCATCTCAAAGAGATAGGGATTCAGCCCCGCATCCCGGCAGGTCTCCCGGAATAGTGGCTCATGTGTCCTTGGGGTGCAACTGGCCACAATCACCCGATTGAGCCTCTCCTCCTTTACCTTCTCTTTGATCTTTTTCTGGGTGTCCTCAGAACAGGTATAGAGATTGTTTTCGGCATAGACTACATTGGCCAGGGTCTTGGCATATTCCACGACCGAGGGAATATCGACTACTCCTCCAATGTTTATTCCACAATGACAGATAAATACGCCGATTCGCGGCTCCTGGCCACTGACATCGCTCTCTGGGGGATAGGTCTTTTTTAGGACCTCAGTCCCTCGGGTCTCGGCCAGTAAGACCCCTGCCTTTGAGGCCGCACCCGAGCCCTGCATAACCGTCTCGGGAATATCCTTTGGGCCCTGGAACGCCCCGGCGACAAATATGCCCGGCCGGGTTGTCTCCACTGGTGAAAATTCGGGAGTCCTGGCAAAGCCAAACTGATTCAGTCTTATCCCCAGCCTCTTAGCTAAGGACTTCATCTCTTCATTAGGACGAAGGCCGATGGATAAGATGACTAAATCGAACTCCTCCTTGAGAATCTTACCGAACTCACTGGTGTAACGCAGGATCAGATTATGGTCTTTCACCTCTTTGAGACCAGCGACCCGCCCCTTGACAAACTTGACCCCATACTCATCCCTTGCCCGACGGTAGTACTCCTCAAATCCCTTACCGTATGTGCGCACATCCATATAGAAGATGGTAGTCTCTAAGCCAGTCTGGGCATGCTCCTTGGCGATGATCGCCTCTTTAATGGCATAGGTGCAACAGACCGATGAGCAGTAGTGACTATCGACCTGGCAGTCACGAGAGCCGACA encodes the following:
- a CDS encoding nucleotidyltransferase domain-containing protein; the protein is MHQGIYHPEDKIDKRGLQVVEQSILKLIKRFVEALAKENIRTNKVILYGSYATGKHTEYSGIDIAVVSEDFGKDRIEEKIRGFH
- a CDS encoding FAD-dependent oxidoreductase, whose protein sequence is MISLTINDQKIQVEEGTTLLEAARGLNINIPTLCYHKALSPYGACRLCIVEISAGGRSWLSASCLYPAQEGLVIKTHSERVIKARRIVAELLLARVPSSLRLQELAKELGVTQPRVRLKNKDCTLCGLCVRICQERMGIGVVSFVNRGSDREVTPPFDTLSDICQTCGACISICPTGRIKIEDISKARAIPLLSEFDEGLRRRSPIYVSYPQAVPNWPVIDKDYCVHILKDKCGICQDVCEAGAIDYEQKESKIELDVGSIILVPGFDKFNPRLKYEYGYGRYKNVITSLELERILSASGPFAGHLQRLSDGKEPRHVAFIQCVGSRDCQVDSHYCSSVCCTYAIKEAIIAKEHAQTGLETTIFYMDVRTYGKGFEEYYRRARDEYGVKFVKGRVAGLKEVKDHNLILRYTSEFGKILKEEFDLVILSIGLRPNEEMKSLAKRLGIRLNQFGFARTPEFSPVETTRPGIFVAGAFQGPKDIPETVMQGSGAASKAGVLLAETRGTEVLKKTYPPESDVSGQEPRIGVFICHCGINIGGVVDIPSVVEYAKTLANVVYAENNLYTCSEDTQKKIKEKVKEERLNRVIVASCTPRTHEPLFRETCRDAGLNPYLFEMANIRDQCSWVHMNEPEKATRKAKDLVRIAVAKSRLLEPLYGKILKVNHNALVIGGGISGMRAALDLADGGFKVSLVEKEAELGGNLRHIHYLLDGSNPREMLKGMIDDVKRSKNIEVHVNASILKVEGSFGNFSLEIRTKDETRQIDHGVVIVATGAAEYKPTEYLYGEDSRIITQRELEERLAADRGSLNLSSVVMIQCVGSREEGRPYCSRLCCNQALKNALKIKEISAKTNVYILYRDIRSYGFKEIYYAKAREEGVLFIRYDEDRRPEVRINRGVEDSLLEVEVFDPILQRRLTINPDLVVLSAAIIPNPENKEIGQMFKIPLDQNGFFLEAHMKLRPVDFATEGIYMAGLCHSPKDIPESISQASSAAGRATTIISKDEITLEATLSFVVDENCDGCAYCIDPCPYKALTLIEYMKNGAIKKTVESDESKCKGCGVCMATCPKKGIYVKGFKLEMLQAMVEAALETTV